A genomic region of Paenibacillus sp. PL2-23 contains the following coding sequences:
- a CDS encoding sensor histidine kinase, which produces MQTAKGRWGSWLGSSSIYFPLRMKFVILFCLLITIPFLIIGTITYRKYSDDVERNTTELTSQLVDQIILNLDRYIREMERLTLMPHYNEDVMQILNAHRGPYQESNYQTVDESSKMTLFISSLSFDRSEIESLLIFANDGSIFSSLDLSARKIWNPATSDWMERVKQEDGGLTIIPPHKASYYVTPKEVVSISRVIREPYTNETLGIVKVDLTPRSFESMLSSVRISDGSVLYISDGTNAIYSSDAGVSPPDDTMMVASTESAYSGLKVTAVIPRDDLRKDARELIQFTLIVSLIALFAAYAAAVISSKRLVNPIAHLLSKMRQVQRGLFQERAVVTTNDEIGQLTEGFNTMIGEIDRLVKEVYETRLREREAELSALQSQIHPHFLYNTLEMMNMLALQGNGQQLSTITTSLGKLLRYTVDKQEQQVRLQDELRFVESYLQIQAMRLGDQLQSDIYIDSSYDYCMVPKLLLQPIVENIIEHAMGAAPVRMSLMARVEDDDLILIIEDNGRGMSPERMKRLEAECHRQHSPKEQDENSQGVGFGKVKKGFALRNVHQRVRLLYGEPYGLYIDHTVTVGMRFSIRLPIQWRE; this is translated from the coding sequence GTGCAAACGGCGAAGGGAAGATGGGGCTCCTGGCTAGGCTCAAGCTCCATATATTTTCCGCTGCGAATGAAGTTCGTCATCCTGTTCTGCTTGCTGATCACAATCCCTTTCCTCATTATCGGCACCATCACCTACCGCAAATATTCAGACGACGTGGAACGGAACACGACGGAGCTGACCTCTCAGCTTGTTGACCAGATTATTCTCAATCTGGATCGCTATATCAGGGAGATGGAGCGACTCACCTTAATGCCTCACTACAACGAGGACGTCATGCAGATTCTGAACGCGCACCGCGGGCCTTATCAGGAGTCGAATTACCAGACGGTCGACGAGTCGTCCAAGATGACCTTGTTTATCTCCTCGCTGTCGTTCGATCGTTCCGAGATTGAGAGCCTCTTGATCTTCGCCAATGACGGCAGTATCTTCAGCAGTCTGGATCTCAGCGCGCGCAAAATATGGAATCCCGCCACCTCCGACTGGATGGAGCGGGTGAAGCAGGAGGACGGCGGACTGACGATTATTCCGCCCCATAAGGCCAGCTATTATGTCACGCCGAAGGAGGTCGTCTCCATATCGCGTGTCATTCGAGAGCCTTATACAAACGAGACGCTGGGCATTGTCAAGGTTGATCTGACGCCGCGCAGCTTCGAGTCGATGCTGTCGTCAGTCCGCATCAGCGACGGCAGCGTGCTCTATATCTCCGATGGAACCAATGCCATCTATTCGTCAGATGCCGGCGTTTCGCCGCCGGATGATACCATGATGGTGGCGTCGACAGAGTCCGCTTATTCGGGCTTGAAGGTAACGGCCGTTATTCCGCGCGACGATCTGCGCAAGGATGCGAGGGAGCTCATCCAGTTCACGTTGATTGTATCTCTTATCGCGCTGTTCGCCGCTTATGCGGCGGCCGTCATCTCCTCGAAGCGTCTCGTTAATCCCATTGCGCATCTTCTCTCGAAGATGAGGCAGGTGCAGCGAGGCTTATTCCAGGAGCGGGCCGTCGTTACGACGAATGATGAGATCGGGCAGCTGACCGAGGGCTTCAATACGATGATCGGGGAGATCGATCGGCTTGTGAAGGAGGTCTACGAGACTCGGCTGCGGGAGCGTGAGGCGGAGCTGTCTGCGCTGCAGAGCCAGATTCATCCCCATTTCCTGTACAACACGCTTGAAATGATGAACATGCTGGCGCTCCAGGGGAATGGCCAGCAGCTCTCCACCATTACGACGAGCCTGGGCAAGCTGCTGCGTTATACGGTGGACAAGCAGGAGCAGCAGGTTCGCCTGCAGGACGAGCTTCGATTCGTGGAATCGTACCTGCAGATCCAGGCGATGCGTCTCGGCGACCAGCTGCAGTCGGATATTTACATCGACTCCTCCTATGACTACTGCATGGTTCCGAAGCTGCTGTTGCAGCCCATTGTCGAAAATATTATCGAGCACGCCATGGGCGCCGCTCCAGTGCGCATGAGCCTCATGGCCCGCGTCGAGGACGATGACCTGATTCTGATTATAGAGGATAACGGGCGGGGGATGTCTCCCGAGCGAATGAAGCGGCTGGAGGCGGAATGCCACCGTCAGCACTCGCCGAAGGAGCAGGATGAGAATAGCCAAGGCGTTGGCTTCGGCAAGGTGAAGAAGGGCTTCGCGCTCCGCAACGTGCATCAGCGAGTGCGTCTGCTGTATGGCGAGCCTTATGGACTGTATATCGACCACACGGTTACTGTTGGCATGCGCTTTTCCATCCGGCTGCCGATTCAATGGAGGGAGTAA
- a CDS encoding response regulator — protein sequence MNVYKLFLVEDEAIIRSGLKQLIEEVIGGFQVIGEAANGREALEALESRKPDILITDIRMNEMNGLEMIRRLRERCPELDILILSGYADFEYAKQAIRYGISDYLLKPVDRVELTQALEQFKRKRRQLEPGVEQTREDEEATQGRQLIRRVKELVAARLDQEISLQYMAEQVHLNHQYLSVLFKNETGQNFSDYVTQCRMNKAKQLLKETNLKIYEVAQLSGYASSKHFMAVFKDSVGVTPSQYRDQTGAP from the coding sequence ATGAACGTATACAAATTATTTCTTGTCGAGGACGAGGCTATTATACGGAGCGGTCTCAAGCAGCTGATAGAGGAGGTCATCGGCGGCTTTCAGGTCATTGGCGAGGCTGCTAATGGAAGAGAGGCGCTCGAAGCGCTGGAGAGCCGGAAGCCGGACATTCTTATTACAGATATTCGCATGAATGAGATGAATGGCCTGGAGATGATCAGAAGATTGCGCGAGCGCTGCCCGGAGCTCGATATTCTCATTCTAAGCGGGTATGCGGACTTCGAATATGCCAAGCAGGCGATCCGCTACGGCATTAGCGACTATCTGCTGAAGCCGGTGGACAGGGTGGAGCTGACTCAGGCGCTGGAGCAGTTCAAGCGCAAGCGGCGGCAGCTGGAGCCGGGAGTGGAGCAGACCCGAGAGGATGAGGAGGCCACGCAGGGCCGACAGCTGATCCGCAGGGTGAAGGAGTTGGTGGCGGCGCGCCTCGATCAGGAAATTTCGCTGCAATATATGGCGGAGCAGGTGCATCTGAACCATCAATACCTGTCCGTGCTGTTCAAGAACGAGACCGGCCAGAACTTCTCGGACTATGTCACGCAGTGCAGGATGAACAAGGCGAAGCAGCTGCTTAAGGAGACGAATTTGAAAATATACGAGGTCGCCCAGCTGTCGGGGTACGCCAGCTCGAAGCATTTTATGGCGGTGTTCAAGGACAGCGTCGGGGTTACCCCTTCGCAATACCGGGACCAGACGGGAGCGCCATGA